One Glycocaulis abyssi DNA window includes the following coding sequences:
- a CDS encoding VanZ family protein has protein sequence MRWAAELAGFFRPFWHWLFIAAFLVTCVFALWPGYANPPAALGWHVVNHLMAFVVLTMLARAAWPQLRRIWLFLILLAYGGLIELLQSLPFINRSMSLYDWAVDAVGIVLGLVLVWIAGWIAGEPW, from the coding sequence CGCTGGGCGGCAGAACTCGCCGGATTCTTCCGCCCCTTCTGGCACTGGCTCTTTATTGCGGCGTTTCTCGTCACCTGCGTTTTTGCATTATGGCCCGGATACGCCAACCCGCCTGCGGCGCTTGGATGGCATGTCGTCAACCATCTCATGGCCTTTGTGGTGCTGACCATGCTGGCCCGTGCGGCCTGGCCACAGCTACGCCGGATATGGCTGTTTCTCATTCTTCTGGCCTATGGCGGGCTGATTGAGCTGCTGCAATCCCTGCCTTTCATCAACCGCTCAATGTCGCTCTATGACTGGGCGGTAGATGCGGTGGGCATCGTGCTGGGGCTGGTTCTGGTCTGGATCGCAGGCTGGATTGCCGGCGAGCCCTGGTGA